A single region of the Microcella sp. genome encodes:
- a CDS encoding ABC transporter substrate-binding protein yields the protein MNRNRRLATFSALGLTAALALTACAADSPEAVEPGEELTPIKLQLQWLPQGQFAGYFAAIDQGYFEEAGLDVEIIPSGGDIVPQDALANGDVDYAIAWVPKVLGSIEAGAGVTNIAQIFQRSGTLQVAWADSGITSVADFEGKKIGSWGFGNEWEIFAAMAAEGLDSTTVEIITQDFNMNAFLSGDIDAAQAMTYNEYAQLLESVDPETGELYSPDDFTVISYEDTVGAMLQDAIWADTARLDSDEAYQETTVAFLTAVIKGWIFAAENPEEAAQITINAGSGWGPSHELWMVNETNKLIWPAPNGIGFIDSAAFDNTVAAALSAVNESGASLITAPPPASAWTNEYIERALAALEAEGFDITGDSFSPIQVELLEGGN from the coding sequence ATGAACCGCAATCGTCGCCTCGCGACGTTCAGCGCGCTCGGCCTGACCGCCGCGCTCGCTCTCACAGCCTGCGCCGCCGACAGCCCTGAGGCTGTCGAACCGGGCGAAGAGCTGACGCCCATCAAGCTTCAGCTGCAGTGGCTTCCGCAAGGGCAGTTCGCCGGATACTTCGCTGCCATCGATCAGGGCTACTTCGAAGAAGCCGGGCTCGACGTCGAGATCATCCCCTCGGGTGGCGACATCGTGCCGCAAGACGCCCTCGCCAACGGAGACGTCGACTATGCGATCGCCTGGGTGCCCAAGGTGCTCGGCTCGATCGAGGCCGGTGCAGGCGTGACCAACATCGCCCAGATCTTCCAGCGGTCGGGAACCCTGCAGGTCGCCTGGGCAGACTCTGGAATCACCTCGGTCGCCGACTTCGAAGGCAAGAAGATCGGTTCGTGGGGCTTCGGCAATGAGTGGGAGATCTTCGCGGCGATGGCCGCAGAGGGCCTCGACTCGACGACCGTCGAGATCATCACGCAAGACTTCAACATGAACGCCTTCTTGTCTGGCGACATCGATGCTGCGCAGGCGATGACCTACAACGAGTACGCCCAGCTGCTCGAATCGGTCGACCCTGAGACGGGCGAGCTGTATTCGCCCGACGACTTCACGGTCATCTCGTATGAAGATACGGTCGGCGCCATGCTGCAAGACGCCATCTGGGCCGACACTGCTCGTCTCGACAGCGATGAGGCGTACCAAGAGACGACGGTCGCCTTCTTGACCGCCGTCATCAAGGGCTGGATCTTCGCAGCCGAGAACCCTGAAGAAGCCGCGCAGATCACGATCAACGCGGGTTCGGGCTGGGGCCCGAGCCACGAGCTGTGGATGGTCAACGAGACAAACAAGCTCATCTGGCCCGCGCCGAACGGCATCGGCTTCATCGACTCAGCCGCGTTCGACAACACCGTCGCCGCAGCGCTCAGCGCCGTGAACGAGTCGGGAGCGAGCCTCATCACGGCCCCGCCGCCAGCAAGCGCATGGACGAACGAGTACATCGAACGGGCTCTCGCCGCGCTCGAAGCGGAAGGCTTCGACATCACGGGCGACAGCTTCTCGCCGATTCAGGTCGAGCTGCTCGAGGGCGGCAACTGA
- a CDS encoding aspartate aminotransferase family protein, giving the protein MADDRSHSSAPAHDPADGTRAYDLDREFVFHSWSAQGALKPFVIASAAGCEVYTYDGDTYLDFSSQLVNTNIGHSHPKVVEAIQRQAAELATVAPAHASLVRGEAAKRIVAKAGPGYSKVFFTNGGADANENAIRMARLATGRDKVLSTYRSYHGNTGAAIVSTGDWRRMPNEYSRGHVHFFGPFPYRSEFWSDSPEQESERALHHLERTIQAQGPQTIAAILLETVPGTAGVLTPPPGYLEGVRALCDRYDIVWIADEVMAGFGRTGEWFAWQGADINPTGARPDLITFAKGVNSGYVPVGGIVMTPRFSEHFDERVFPGGLTYSGHPLAAASIVASIDAMTDEGVVENAKLMGEQHIGPGLRALAEQHRMIGEVRGSGVFWALDLVTDRDTREPVGAEIIGALKSELMSRKLLPFAADNRIHVVPPCIVTADEVAVAMQAYDGAFTAVAQKHGLN; this is encoded by the coding sequence ATGGCCGATGACCGGTCACACTCTTCCGCCCCCGCTCACGATCCCGCCGACGGCACGCGCGCCTACGATCTCGATCGCGAGTTCGTCTTCCACTCGTGGAGTGCGCAGGGCGCCCTGAAGCCCTTCGTCATCGCGAGTGCTGCGGGCTGCGAGGTCTACACCTACGACGGCGACACCTACCTCGACTTCTCGAGCCAGCTCGTCAACACCAACATTGGCCACTCGCACCCGAAGGTCGTCGAGGCCATTCAGCGTCAGGCCGCCGAGCTGGCGACAGTGGCGCCGGCTCACGCGAGTCTCGTGCGGGGCGAAGCTGCGAAGCGCATCGTCGCGAAGGCCGGCCCCGGCTACTCGAAGGTGTTCTTCACGAACGGCGGTGCCGACGCGAACGAGAACGCCATCCGCATGGCGCGCCTCGCGACGGGTCGCGACAAGGTGCTGAGCACCTACCGCAGCTACCACGGCAACACCGGCGCCGCGATCGTCTCGACGGGCGACTGGCGACGGATGCCCAACGAGTACTCTCGCGGCCACGTGCACTTCTTCGGCCCCTTCCCCTATCGCTCAGAGTTCTGGAGCGACAGCCCCGAGCAAGAGTCAGAGCGCGCGCTGCACCACCTCGAGCGCACCATCCAGGCGCAGGGGCCGCAGACGATCGCCGCGATTCTGCTCGAGACGGTGCCGGGCACGGCGGGCGTGCTGACGCCGCCTCCTGGCTACCTCGAGGGGGTGCGAGCGCTGTGCGATCGCTACGACATCGTCTGGATCGCCGACGAGGTGATGGCCGGGTTCGGTCGCACGGGGGAGTGGTTCGCGTGGCAGGGGGCCGACATCAACCCGACGGGTGCACGCCCCGACCTCATCACCTTCGCAAAGGGCGTCAACTCGGGCTACGTGCCCGTGGGGGGCATCGTCATGACGCCGCGATTCTCAGAGCACTTCGATGAGCGCGTCTTTCCGGGCGGCCTCACCTACAGCGGGCATCCACTCGCGGCGGCGTCGATCGTCGCCTCGATCGATGCGATGACCGACGAAGGGGTCGTCGAGAACGCCAAGCTCATGGGCGAGCAGCACATCGGGCCCGGGCTGCGAGCTCTCGCCGAGCAGCATCGCATGATCGGCGAGGTGCGCGGCTCTGGCGTGTTCTGGGCCCTCGATCTCGTCACCGATCGAGACACCCGCGAACCCGTCGGCGCCGAGATCATCGGTGCGCTCAAGAGCGAGCTGATGTCGCGCAAGCTGCTGCCCTTCGCCGCCGACAACCGCATTCACGTCGTGCCGCCGTGCATCGTCACCGCCGACGAAGTCGCAGTCGCCATGCAGGCGTATGACGGTGCTTTCACGGCTGTTGCGCAGAAGCATGGCCTGAACTGA